CCCTACTTCATACACTCTTTGGATATTAATGTTCGACGTAAGGGTCAAAGCCTAACCCCCGGCACCATGATTCCATTTGAAATAAAAGAACCTTTCTGATGGCTGACCTTGATgatttcaatattttggattctaCATGAACATATGAATGGTCGATTTGATTCTAAATTCCATTAATGAAGACCAGAAAACACATTTTGGATATAATATGGAGATACCTAGTTGCACATAGAGTTTCTTGTTTGTGAAATATATTCACGATGACAACTCCTGAGGAGAAAAAGGAGCTAAGTAGGAACATAAATTTATTGGTGTGCTAGTGATATTCCTCAACTAGTGCATGCGTAGCGGACATGACTTTTCGTCGTCTGCAACAAGCTCAATAAGCTTAAATCTCACAGCACCAAAGATCAAACTTTTTGAAGCTAATGAAGCAAATAGCAACAGATGGTGTTGTGGCCAGCTTGCTCatacctcgactaattccacagAGTACCTACTACCATCAACAGAAGTTTCAGGTAACTTTGTCCACCAATGCTTGGACAGTTTCATACGCAGTTAATTTGTCTCTTAGTGTcctgatttgatattttgtactactTTCTTTGTTACCTGAGGGTTTCTATAAATGGATGTTCTCATCCACAGGACAAGTGCACAACATGGAAACATCTAACCAGCTGGTCCTCTATGTGGGGTGATTCTCAAATGAATTGCCTTGATTTCTTTTGTTCATCTACCTTTTCTACCCATTCTTTTGGGGAGCTTCTGTATGCAGATATATCTAGCAGGTACCTAAATTAGCTCAAATTGATTACAGAATCTAGTTTGATTGTCTTGGATAAAACTATCAACATGATTGCTTTAACCAAGACCTATGTTTATGTCACTATACCCAAGGGTAtggcctagtggtcaataaAGTGGATTGAGCACCTTGTTCTAGCCTCAACGGACAAAATTACCTGGTATCCATTACTGGTGGTAGGTAGCAGGTATCCTGTGAAATTAATCGAGGTGTGTACAAGCTGGCCCACACACCACGATAATCGGGAAAAGATGTTTATGCCACTGTTTCAAATAACTTCAAAAGCAATGGTGAAGGGAAGGTGTCTTATAGTGCACACAAGTAAAAATGATGGTTACAACTTACAAGTTACAATCATCTCTTCAATCTTTGTCTGTTGTAAGAAATAAAACCTCAACTCATGAACCCTTGTGAGCTGTAAAATGCATTCTTGGAACAGCAAACTGTTCCGGTTGGAAAGagtttattttcatttatttatttaaacttgATTTTATGGACAAAGGAATGGCATGTTCAAGTAAAATCAGTTGGTGTATTCCCTTGGCTGACCTAAGGCCTCCGATCAGAAAGCTTATGCTAAAATAATCAAGAATCAGCTTTGTCTTCTGATCTCTTGTACTCTGGCTTCAACTCATAAGTGCCTTGATGAGCGCCCTTATTATTGTAGATGCAGAGAAGTTTGAGCATGTCTTTCATAAATTGCTCAGGTTGGTCAGTCTCATGGACCAGTTGTTTGAGAGTCCAATTTGCTTGCCTCTCAAAGAGTTTGAACATGatttcttccatttcatcacGGTCCCTCCTTGTTCTTTTCATTTCTAATCCTTTACTTGGCGCCTTCTTCTTATCTGCAGATCCAGAAGCCGCCTTAGTTGCAAAAAATCCAGGCATAGGCCTCATATGTTTGGCATTATCATTGTCAATAACCTGAATTTGTCTACTTTTCGTCATGTACTTATTGGTCCTTTCACGGCAAAGTTTTCCATAGTTCTCAATGTTTTCATGATGAGGCTTCATGTCAAATTTGTGATATATCTTTCCTTCCACGGAAAGCTTTCCTTGAGCTGTAGACTCAGAAAATATAGACATTGGAATAAAATCTGTCGACATGTCCATGGAGTAGTGAGTGGGCATGTTTCCAGATGAAGTTCCAGCCAATTCCATGGTAAACTGAGTGGCATCATTGGGGAGGAGAGGGTCAACAACGACGGTGACTTTGGCAACAGGTTCAGGAGAAACAAAAGAGAGATCATTCTCAGCGGAAGAAAGAggagttgaagaagaagagtgTTGATGTTGTTCGAAGAATCGAGAGACAACGGTAGGGCATTTCATCAACCACACACGTCGGTCTGCATTTCTCGTCTCCAAATGGTTATCCATCGTAACACCTTTCGTTTATCTTTGCTTCATCTGCCACAGATCCTTTTCTTACTCATCTTCTTCTGTTCACTACACTTTTTGGATTTCTCCTAGACCTTTAATTTGCGGGAATAATGGATGTTGTAACTAGGTTCTTATTGGTTGGATATATGAACTAAAAATAAGTTTATTAAAAATGTGTTTTACTAAACAATAAAAGTTTGTAACCTATGGGGAGGtaaatttttttacatttttcatTGTTTTAATAAATGCATTACTAATGTCCGCATAATAAGTAGACTCAGCATGTAACTTATGCATGTACTATTATGTAGAACTCAAACTTGAagcaataagaattagaaaaATGAAAGACCAAACAAGGATTAAACttgaaggaataagatttaatTTTGATTCCTCTTTCTCAGTTTGGTGGCATAATAGTTTCTTAACCAAGAATagagttgaaaataaatgatgCATTTTGTGATATGATATCAATTTTATTAGTGTCGAAACAAGCCAGTAATAAACCACAATACCATTTTTAAGTTATGGTTATGgttaggggtgtacatagacaggattggttcggatttttttacaaaccaaaccaaaccatttgtgtcaggttattaaatctataaaccaaaccaaaccaataaaagtcggatttttcgatatcaatttttctcgggtttttcgggttttgtcgggtttctcgggttttttggattttttcggatttttttgggtttctcatagtatctaataaaaagcacagagtagtgcttcttaaaaagatttctagtacaaaatatcaacatataagatggaggcacaatactgtttgaagttttaactttata
The sequence above is a segment of the Solanum dulcamara chromosome 11, daSolDulc1.2, whole genome shotgun sequence genome. Coding sequences within it:
- the LOC129872564 gene encoding uncharacterized protein LOC129872564, with product MGEGGTRRARSRRRSREASVTMDNHLETRNADRRVWLMKCPTVVSRFFEQHQHSSSSTPLSSAENDLSFVSPEPVAKVTVVVDPLLPNDATQFTMELAGTSSGNMPTHYSMDMSTDFIPMSIFSESTAQGKLSVEGKIYHKFDMKPHHENIENYGKLCRERTNKYMTKSRQIQVIDNDNAKHMRPMPGFFATKAASGSADKKKAPSKGLEMKRTRRDRDEMEEIMFKLFERQANWTLKQLVHETDQPEQFMKDMLKLLCIYNNKGAHQGTYELKPEYKRSEDKADS